A DNA window from Agrobacterium vaccinii contains the following coding sequences:
- a CDS encoding D-amino acid dehydrogenase gives MNIVILGAGVVGVTSAWYLAKAGHSVTVIDRQPAAALETSFANAGEVSPGYSSPWAAPGIPMKAVKWLFMEHSPLIIRPTLDPAALKWIGQMLRNCTSSRYAINKSRMVRVAEYSRDCLMALREETGIQYDQRTQGTLEVFRTQKQFDGIGKDVAVLKAGGVPYEILDRDGCVAVEPGLSGSRDKIVGGLRLPGDETGDCFMFTTELSKLAEQAGVTFMYDTAITRPITEGSRVTAVETTKGTIEADVFIGAMGSYTPQFLKRLGIDLPVYPVKGYSITVPIMDAARAPVSTVMDEAHKIAMTRLGDRIRVGGMAEIAGFSKDLPAKRQATLTHSIEDLFGGAGDQTQAKFWSGLRPMTPDGTPVIGATRYSNLYLNTGHGTLGWTMACGSARVLADLISGKAPEIETADLAISRYAA, from the coding sequence ATGAATATCGTAATTCTCGGAGCCGGTGTCGTCGGCGTAACGTCCGCCTGGTATCTGGCAAAAGCCGGTCATTCCGTAACCGTGATCGATCGCCAGCCTGCGGCGGCGCTGGAAACCAGCTTTGCCAATGCCGGTGAAGTATCGCCCGGTTATTCCTCACCATGGGCGGCCCCCGGCATTCCCATGAAGGCCGTGAAATGGCTGTTCATGGAACACTCGCCGCTGATTATTCGCCCGACGCTGGACCCCGCCGCGCTGAAATGGATCGGCCAGATGCTGCGCAATTGCACCTCATCGCGCTATGCCATCAACAAGAGCCGCATGGTGCGGGTTGCTGAATATAGTCGCGACTGCCTGATGGCGCTGCGCGAGGAAACAGGCATCCAGTACGATCAGCGCACGCAGGGAACGCTGGAAGTCTTCCGCACCCAGAAACAGTTCGATGGTATCGGTAAGGATGTGGCCGTGCTGAAGGCTGGTGGCGTGCCCTACGAAATTCTGGATAGAGATGGCTGCGTGGCCGTCGAGCCCGGCCTTTCGGGATCGCGAGACAAGATCGTCGGCGGCCTTCGCCTGCCGGGCGATGAAACCGGCGATTGCTTCATGTTCACGACCGAACTTTCCAAGCTTGCGGAGCAGGCCGGTGTCACGTTCATGTACGATACTGCCATCACCCGCCCTATCACCGAAGGCAGTCGCGTCACGGCCGTGGAAACCACAAAGGGCACCATCGAGGCGGATGTTTTCATCGGCGCGATGGGCAGCTATACGCCGCAATTCCTCAAGCGCCTCGGTATCGATCTGCCGGTCTACCCGGTCAAGGGCTATTCGATTACCGTTCCCATCATGGATGCCGCGCGCGCGCCTGTTTCGACCGTCATGGATGAGGCGCACAAGATTGCCATGACGCGTCTAGGTGACCGTATCCGCGTGGGCGGCATGGCAGAAATTGCCGGTTTCAGCAAGGATTTGCCTGCAAAACGTCAGGCAACGCTGACACACTCCATCGAAGACCTTTTCGGTGGTGCGGGTGACCAGACCCAGGCGAAATTCTGGAGCGGCCTGCGCCCGATGACGCCGGATGGAACGCCCGTCATCGGCGCGACCCGCTACAGCAATCTGTACCTCAACACAGGCCACGGTACGTTGGGCTGGACGATGGCCTGCGGCTCTGCGCGGGTTCTGGCCGACCTCATTAGCGGCAAAGCGCCCGAAATCGAGACGGCAGATTTGGCAATCAGCCGTTACGCAGCATAA
- the alr gene encoding alanine racemase, translated as MDMTINRQKASGGASGYLKIDLGALRDNYLSLKARAPGAVTSAVVKANAYGLGADVVAPVLYDAGCRHFFVAHIDEALALRLRIPGDAALFVLNGLQPGNETSCAAMNITPVINSLEQLAQWAAHAATLSKSLPAALQIDTGMSRLGMAPQELETLRTSPHLLDGIDITFVMSHLACADEPEHAANADQLSVMRRAIQMFPDAPVCFANSGGIFLGADYHNAVMRPGIALYGGAPSSVRPNPMKPVVRLDVAVVQTRTVPAGTLVGYGGSLRTTGETRLATLAAGYADGLPRSLSNSGAAYFNGVRLPIAGRVSMDSISIDISALPEGTLTHGSFVQLIGPDQSIEDIAEDAGTIAYEILTGLGHRYRRTYIQPDMPAATGHATNADE; from the coding sequence ATGGACATGACGATCAATCGCCAGAAGGCGAGCGGCGGTGCCAGCGGTTATCTGAAAATTGACCTCGGTGCTCTGCGAGACAATTACCTCAGTCTCAAAGCTAGGGCGCCCGGAGCCGTGACCAGTGCCGTGGTCAAAGCCAACGCCTATGGCCTTGGCGCGGATGTCGTGGCCCCCGTTCTGTATGACGCAGGTTGCCGCCATTTCTTCGTGGCGCATATCGATGAAGCACTTGCACTGCGGTTGCGGATTCCGGGCGATGCCGCCCTCTTCGTGCTGAACGGTTTGCAGCCGGGCAATGAGACATCCTGCGCAGCCATGAACATCACACCGGTCATCAACTCGCTGGAGCAGCTTGCGCAATGGGCTGCGCATGCGGCAACGCTGAGCAAGTCCCTGCCCGCGGCGCTTCAGATCGACACCGGCATGTCACGCCTCGGCATGGCGCCGCAAGAACTCGAAACGCTGAGAACATCGCCACACCTACTGGATGGCATCGATATCACCTTCGTCATGAGCCATCTGGCCTGTGCGGATGAGCCTGAACACGCAGCCAATGCGGACCAGTTGAGCGTGATGCGTAGGGCCATTCAGATGTTTCCCGATGCACCCGTTTGCTTTGCCAATTCAGGCGGCATCTTTCTGGGCGCGGATTACCACAATGCCGTCATGCGTCCGGGCATCGCGCTCTATGGCGGCGCGCCTTCCTCGGTACGGCCAAACCCGATGAAGCCGGTGGTGCGGCTGGATGTTGCTGTCGTGCAGACGCGTACGGTACCTGCCGGGACATTGGTGGGGTACGGCGGCTCTCTACGTACGACGGGCGAAACGCGGCTGGCGACACTCGCCGCCGGTTACGCCGATGGCCTGCCGCGCTCGTTGAGCAACAGCGGTGCCGCCTATTTCAATGGGGTGCGCCTGCCGATTGCAGGTCGCGTGTCCATGGACAGTATCAGCATCGATATTTCAGCGCTGCCGGAGGGAACTTTAACCCATGGCAGCTTCGTTCAATTGATCGGCCCGGATCAGTCAATTGAAGACATAGCCGAAGATGCGGGTACAATTGCCTATGAAATTCTGACAGGCCTCGGCCACCGCTACCGACGTACCTACATTCAGCCAGATATGCCCGCCGCAACCGGCCACGCAACAAACGCAGACGAGTGA
- a CDS encoding Lrp/AsnC family transcriptional regulator, translated as MSALDATDRHIIRVLRLNARISNAKLAAEVGLSPSACLRRVDILEREGVIRGYTALTGSMAGGEVISVIVQITLDRQTEDFLNRFESAVRRYPEIRECYLMTGGSDYFLRVEVETAGDFERVHKDILSKLPGVSRIHSSFAIRNALASPKPRG; from the coding sequence ATGTCGGCTTTAGACGCTACCGATCGTCATATCATTCGTGTGCTTCGCCTCAATGCCCGCATCAGCAATGCCAAGCTTGCGGCAGAGGTGGGCCTGTCGCCGTCCGCATGCTTGCGGCGGGTCGACATTCTGGAGCGAGAAGGCGTTATCAGGGGCTATACGGCGCTGACAGGAAGCATGGCGGGCGGCGAAGTTATCTCCGTCATCGTGCAGATCACGCTCGACCGGCAGACCGAGGATTTTCTCAACCGCTTCGAAAGCGCCGTGCGTCGATACCCGGAAATCCGCGAGTGCTATCTGATGACTGGCGGTTCGGATTATTTCCTGCGGGTCGAGGTAGAAACAGCAGGCGATTTCGAACGTGTCCATAAGGATATACTATCGAAATTGCCCGGTGTTTCGCGCATCCATTCCAGCTTTGCCATTCGTAATGCGCTGGCAAGCCCCAAGCCACGGGGGTGA
- the thiD gene encoding bifunctional hydroxymethylpyrimidine kinase/phosphomethylpyrimidine kinase: MTSIALTIAGSDSGGGAGIQADLKTFSALGVYGASVLTAITAQNTKGVTAVEDISAGMITAQMKAVFSDLDINAVKIGMVSRIETIETIATHLANQPTPIVLDPVMVATSGDRLLQEDAIETLRLRLLPLALLATPNLPEAALLSASPVATDRQEIIRQAEAILRTGVRAVLIKGGHGSGAESTDILLDGETVHTFSMPRIETDNDHGTGCTLASAITAHLALGVSLADSIGLAKEYLQGALAAGRDLRVGHGHGPVHHFYRWWSA, encoded by the coding sequence ATGACATCCATTGCTTTGACGATCGCCGGTTCCGACAGCGGCGGCGGTGCGGGCATTCAAGCCGACCTCAAGACATTTTCAGCCCTCGGGGTCTACGGCGCCAGCGTGCTGACCGCGATCACCGCGCAGAACACCAAAGGCGTGACCGCTGTGGAAGACATCTCGGCGGGTATGATCACCGCGCAGATGAAGGCTGTATTTTCCGATCTCGATATCAATGCCGTCAAGATCGGCATGGTCTCGCGTATCGAAACCATCGAGACCATCGCCACCCATCTTGCAAACCAACCCACGCCCATTGTGCTGGACCCAGTGATGGTGGCGACATCGGGCGACCGGCTGTTGCAGGAAGATGCGATTGAAACCTTGCGCTTGCGCCTGCTTCCTCTCGCGCTGCTGGCAACCCCCAATCTGCCGGAGGCGGCACTACTGAGCGCAAGTCCGGTCGCAACGGACAGGCAGGAGATAATCCGTCAGGCGGAAGCCATTCTTCGCACCGGAGTGCGGGCGGTGCTGATCAAGGGCGGTCACGGCAGCGGGGCTGAAAGCACGGATATCCTGCTGGATGGCGAGACTGTCCACACATTTTCCATGCCGCGCATCGAGACGGACAATGATCACGGCACCGGTTGCACGCTAGCCTCCGCCATCACGGCACATCTGGCGCTCGGCGTCTCGCTGGCAGATTCTATCGGTTTGGCGAAGGAGTATTTGCAAGGCGCGCTGGCTGCTGGCCGAGACCTGCGTGTCGGCCACGGGCATGGACCCGTCCATCATTTTTATCGGTGGTGGAGCGCTTGA
- the thiE gene encoding thiamine phosphate synthase: protein MMTVDYRLNALVDASLTDIAPLPDLAAIAARNGATIIQYRDKQATTRAMIEQAKRILDALKPTGVPLVINDRVDVALASGADGVHLGADDMDAETARRLLGADAIIGLTVKSLADAERAAQAPADYACIGGVFETISKVNPDAPVGLDGLRQLRSYLRQARPEMAVGAIAGITLERVRPVIAAGADGVAVISALFRTPDITMTTKSFRDEIDAALELRR from the coding sequence ATGATGACCGTTGACTACCGGCTGAACGCCCTTGTGGATGCTTCGTTGACCGACATTGCGCCGCTGCCGGATCTCGCGGCTATAGCGGCCCGCAACGGGGCAACCATTATCCAGTATCGCGACAAACAGGCTACAACCCGCGCGATGATAGAGCAGGCCAAGCGCATCCTAGATGCCTTGAAGCCGACAGGCGTTCCGCTCGTCATCAATGATCGCGTCGATGTGGCGCTGGCATCGGGGGCCGATGGCGTTCATCTGGGTGCTGATGATATGGATGCCGAAACGGCAAGGCGCTTGCTTGGAGCGGATGCGATTATCGGACTCACGGTGAAGAGCCTCGCGGATGCCGAACGTGCGGCGCAGGCACCCGCTGATTACGCTTGCATCGGTGGTGTTTTCGAAACGATCTCCAAAGTGAACCCGGATGCACCGGTGGGGCTGGATGGTCTCAGGCAGTTGCGCAGCTATCTCAGACAGGCGCGACCCGAAATGGCGGTCGGTGCCATCGCAGGTATCACACTGGAACGGGTGCGGCCCGTCATCGCCGCTGGCGCAGATGGCGTCGCGGTAATTTCGGCGCTGTTCCGCACCCCCGATATTACAATGACCACAAAGTCTTTTCGTGACGAAATCGATGCCGCACTGGAGTTGCGCCGATGA
- a CDS encoding hydroxyethylthiazole kinase, translated as MAKFPTAQAVADVLSRVREQRPRVHCLMNTVVQKFTADGITAVGAVPSMTSSQEEIESFVAKVGALTINLGTLDAARRDVIRTAVKVANATSKPWIIDPVHCDYSPSRLDFARELIALKPTIVRGNAAEMDVIGDVGSALRIQTGPQDLLAETTRVVTIRNGHPWMAKVTGTGCLSGGVIAAFMAVEPNAMLAATAALTVTGVSAQLAAEHARGPGTFEATFLDALNAIDTADIIAHARIEHDDR; from the coding sequence ATGGCGAAATTTCCGACGGCGCAAGCGGTGGCAGACGTTCTGTCACGGGTGCGCGAACAAAGGCCACGGGTTCACTGCCTGATGAATACCGTCGTGCAGAAGTTTACCGCAGACGGTATCACCGCCGTTGGCGCGGTCCCCTCCATGACGTCATCGCAGGAGGAAATCGAGAGCTTCGTGGCCAAGGTTGGTGCTCTCACCATCAATCTGGGAACACTGGACGCTGCCCGCCGTGACGTTATTCGGACGGCGGTCAAGGTGGCGAATGCCACAAGCAAGCCTTGGATCATCGACCCGGTGCATTGCGATTACTCGCCCTCCCGACTGGATTTCGCGCGCGAACTCATCGCACTCAAGCCCACGATCGTGCGTGGAAACGCTGCGGAAATGGATGTCATCGGCGATGTCGGCAGTGCCCTTCGCATTCAGACAGGTCCGCAAGACCTGCTTGCCGAGACTACACGCGTGGTAACGATCAGGAACGGCCACCCGTGGATGGCAAAGGTTACGGGCACCGGGTGCCTGTCTGGCGGGGTGATTGCAGCCTTCATGGCGGTAGAGCCCAATGCGATGTTGGCGGCCACGGCGGCGCTGACAGTCACCGGCGTATCGGCCCAACTGGCCGCCGAACACGCGCGCGGGCCCGGCACCTTCGAGGCCACCTTTCTCGATGCGCTCAACGCCATCGACACAGCAGACATTATCGCCCATGCAAGGATTGAACATGATGACCGTTGA
- the iolG gene encoding inositol 2-dehydrogenase, with the protein MVTRLALLGAGRIGKVHAKAIAADKRAKLVAVVDAFQDAAQAIADETGCKISTIDAVLADAEIDAVIICTPTNTHADLIEQFARAGKAIFCEKPIDLDVARAAACIEVVKETDAKIMLGFNRRFDPHFRAVRKAIDDGQIGKVEMVTITSRDPGAPPPEYIKVSGGIFRDMTIHDFDIARFLLGEDIVSVFATGSVLVDPKIGELGDFDSASIILTTASGRQAIISNSRRATYGYDQRIEVHGSLGSVAAENQRPVSIEIATKDGYTRPPLHDFFMTRYTEAYAAEIKAFIDAIENNVAPSPSAHDGLIALKLADAALKSAREKVVVQIV; encoded by the coding sequence ATGGTTACGAGATTGGCTTTGCTGGGTGCGGGTCGCATCGGAAAAGTGCATGCCAAGGCGATTGCCGCCGACAAACGCGCCAAACTGGTTGCCGTTGTCGATGCCTTTCAGGACGCAGCTCAGGCGATTGCTGATGAGACCGGCTGCAAAATCAGCACCATCGATGCCGTGTTGGCAGATGCAGAGATCGACGCCGTCATCATCTGCACACCGACCAATACGCATGCCGATCTGATCGAGCAGTTCGCGCGCGCTGGCAAGGCGATCTTCTGCGAGAAGCCTATCGATCTGGATGTCGCCCGCGCTGCCGCCTGCATCGAGGTGGTCAAGGAAACCGATGCGAAGATCATGCTCGGTTTCAACCGCCGTTTCGATCCGCATTTCCGCGCCGTGCGCAAGGCCATCGATGATGGCCAGATCGGCAAGGTCGAGATGGTGACGATCACCAGCCGCGATCCCGGCGCACCGCCACCCGAATACATCAAGGTCTCCGGCGGCATTTTCCGCGACATGACCATCCATGATTTCGACATCGCCCGCTTCCTGCTGGGAGAAGACATTGTCAGTGTGTTCGCGACAGGGTCCGTGCTGGTCGATCCGAAGATCGGCGAACTGGGCGACTTCGACAGCGCCAGCATCATTCTGACCACTGCCAGCGGACGCCAGGCTATCATTTCCAACTCGCGCCGCGCGACCTATGGTTACGATCAGCGTATCGAAGTGCACGGATCGCTCGGCTCCGTCGCTGCCGAAAACCAGCGCCCGGTTTCCATCGAAATCGCGACCAAGGACGGCTATACGCGCCCGCCGCTGCATGATTTCTTCATGACACGCTACACGGAAGCCTATGCCGCAGAAATCAAGGCTTTCATCGACGCCATCGAAAACAACGTGGCGCCATCACCATCGGCCCATGACGGCTTGATCGCGCTGAAACTCGCCGATGCGGCGCTGAAATCCGCACGCGAAAAAGTCGTCGTCCAGATCGTCTGA
- a CDS encoding telomere resolvase, whose protein sequence is MPVAEKRKTKTPVLVERIADFIEKVKLTRKPDGTFDPKKISALWNEEVRFHFDNGRTEKTLELYIVKYRYALKDAFGPKTTPLAICNMKKLRERLDTYIRTVEYPLRGVANSIQEKLERAESNMAGRKPRFLLRVSDFIAATNGLTTKQEMQTLWDAEMASMGDKAQATVISYITKYRNAVREAFGDDHPMLRIAAGTPQLYDEARKIKMAKIATKHGSLITFENYAEVMRRCRRYLHSSDPMTIAIGLMGTTGRRPYEIFTQAELTPAPYGKGVSKWSVLFNGQAKTKQGEGTKFGVTYEIPVLEQSKIVLDAYGRLRNSSDGKLWLGLNVDDFTAEVRLPLRDAVMAKFEDIWPKEEPPKPYGLRHLYAEIAYRNFAQSSVTKNSYFAAILGHNNNDLETSLSYMTYTFPEDVEQSKARAERVADRTIRQMIEVNRIPGMPDN, encoded by the coding sequence ATGCCCGTGGCCGAAAAAAGAAAAACAAAAACACCGGTTTTGGTCGAGCGTATCGCGGATTTCATCGAGAAGGTGAAGCTCACGCGCAAGCCGGATGGCACGTTCGATCCCAAGAAGATCAGTGCCCTATGGAATGAAGAAGTACGCTTCCATTTCGACAATGGCCGCACGGAAAAGACGCTTGAACTCTACATCGTAAAATATAGATACGCGCTCAAGGATGCCTTCGGGCCAAAGACGACACCGCTTGCCATCTGCAACATGAAAAAACTGCGGGAGCGGCTGGACACCTATATCCGAACGGTCGAATACCCGCTGCGTGGGGTTGCCAATTCCATTCAGGAGAAGCTGGAGCGTGCCGAAAGCAACATGGCAGGCCGCAAACCCCGGTTTCTGCTGCGCGTGTCGGACTTCATCGCGGCCACCAACGGGCTGACGACGAAACAGGAGATGCAGACTCTGTGGGATGCCGAGATGGCGTCCATGGGCGACAAGGCGCAGGCGACCGTCATTTCCTACATCACCAAATACCGCAATGCCGTTCGCGAAGCCTTCGGCGATGACCACCCGATGTTGCGCATCGCCGCTGGTACGCCTCAGCTTTACGACGAAGCCCGCAAGATAAAAATGGCGAAGATCGCCACCAAGCACGGATCGCTCATTACCTTCGAGAACTATGCCGAAGTCATGAGACGCTGTCGGCGCTATCTGCACTCCTCGGACCCTATGACGATCGCCATAGGCCTGATGGGCACCACCGGGCGTCGTCCCTATGAAATCTTCACCCAGGCTGAGTTGACACCCGCGCCCTATGGCAAAGGCGTTTCCAAATGGAGCGTGCTGTTCAATGGGCAGGCCAAAACCAAGCAGGGCGAAGGCACGAAATTTGGCGTTACCTATGAAATCCCGGTGCTGGAACAATCGAAAATCGTTTTGGATGCCTATGGGCGCCTGCGCAACAGCAGCGATGGCAAGCTATGGCTCGGCCTCAATGTCGATGATTTCACAGCCGAAGTGCGCCTGCCGCTACGCGACGCCGTTATGGCCAAATTCGAGGACATCTGGCCGAAGGAAGAACCCCCGAAGCCCTACGGCCTGCGCCATCTCTATGCGGAAATCGCCTATCGCAATTTTGCGCAATCGAGCGTGACGAAAAACAGCTACTTTGCAGCCATCCTCGGTCACAACAACAACGACCTCGAAACATCCCTATCCTACATGACCTATACGTTCCCCGAAGATGTGGAGCAGTCCAAAGCCCGTGCTGAACGGGTCGCGGACCGCACCATCCGGCAGATGATCGAGGTCAATCGCATTCCCGGCATGCCTGACAACTGA
- a CDS encoding M24 family metallopeptidase — MLLGMKPDLIGDAERKQRLDRLRRLMEQQGVSALLLGSSESLRYFTGLVWHQSERLLGAVVTQDALHYVVPGFEKSRVDTLPHLDGEVHIWQEEERPAALVASLVGATGRVALDDALPLFIYHSLARELGQDRLCDGGPMIGSLRACKSTTEIAIIQYAMNLTLDVQKRAHGIMKHGIRASEVVRFIDEQHLELGGEGGSSFCIVSFGTATALPHGADGDQILQPGDAILVDTGTRIDGYHSDLTRTYMIDEPSPDFAEAWAIEREAQQAVFDAAKLGTPCSALDDAARRVMAGHGLGPDYQLPGLPHRAGHGLGLEIHEAPYIVRGNTTPLAQGMCFSNEPMLVYPGRFGIRLEDHIYMDHDGAHWFTQPANSPTDPFA, encoded by the coding sequence ATGCTCCTGGGAATGAAGCCGGACCTGATTGGCGATGCGGAACGCAAGCAGCGGCTGGATCGCCTGCGCCGCCTGATGGAGCAACAAGGTGTTAGCGCTCTGCTTCTGGGTTCGTCGGAAAGCCTGCGCTATTTCACCGGTCTCGTCTGGCATCAGAGTGAACGCCTGCTGGGCGCCGTCGTTACGCAGGATGCACTGCATTATGTCGTGCCCGGTTTCGAAAAAAGCCGTGTCGATACCTTGCCCCATCTCGATGGCGAGGTTCACATCTGGCAGGAAGAGGAGCGCCCGGCAGCACTGGTCGCCTCTCTCGTTGGCGCCACGGGTCGCGTCGCACTTGACGATGCGCTGCCGCTCTTCATCTATCACAGCCTTGCCAGAGAACTGGGTCAGGACCGGCTTTGTGACGGCGGGCCGATGATTGGCAGCCTACGGGCTTGCAAATCCACGACCGAAATCGCCATCATCCAGTATGCCATGAACCTGACGCTCGACGTACAGAAGCGGGCGCATGGCATCATGAAGCATGGCATCCGCGCATCCGAGGTCGTGCGTTTCATCGATGAGCAGCATCTGGAACTCGGCGGCGAAGGCGGCTCGTCTTTCTGCATCGTGTCCTTCGGCACTGCCACTGCCCTGCCGCATGGTGCGGATGGCGACCAGATTTTGCAGCCAGGAGACGCGATCCTCGTCGATACCGGCACGCGCATCGATGGCTACCATTCCGATCTGACGCGGACATACATGATCGACGAACCATCGCCGGATTTCGCAGAGGCCTGGGCCATCGAGCGCGAGGCGCAGCAGGCGGTTTTCGATGCGGCCAAGCTCGGCACGCCATGCAGTGCACTCGATGACGCCGCCCGCCGTGTCATGGCCGGGCACGGTCTGGGCCCGGATTATCAGCTTCCGGGCCTGCCCCATCGCGCCGGTCATGGGCTTGGGCTCGAAATTCACGAGGCTCCCTATATCGTGCGCGGAAACACCACCCCGCTCGCGCAGGGCATGTGTTTTTCCAACGAACCCATGCTCGTTTATCCCGGCCGTTTCGGCATTCGCCTTGAAGACCATATTTATATGGACCACGATGGCGCGCACTGGTTCACGCAGCCCGCGAACTCGCCTACGGACCCATTCGCGTAA
- a CDS encoding AcvB/VirJ family lysyl-phosphatidylglycerol hydrolase codes for MTGLTYLKAALIAATLSIPFSVSAQDANGFQTGMIPPDHIMLPDGDVAANIFLISGQSGWGEQEQTEAEALVEKGAAVVGIDFPKYMAALQADDDDCVYMISDIEELAQEIQRKANVSNYRPPIIAGMGDGATLALAMIAQSPAATIGEAVAVDPVAGIPLEKILCTPATKQKDGNRTIYGLTDGALPAPVSVVFTPKADAKGRAHVEELLKSHSDIDIKDVTDEPQAALAEALQDRIDAAGNTDNPLGLPLTVLEAKPTMDTMAIIYSGDGGWRDLDKDVGSFLQQDGVPTIGVDSLRYFWSEKKPQDIADDLSRIIDTYRKEWKVKNVVLIGYSFGADVIPVTYNLLPEKDKSRVVQMSLLSLSHEVSYEISVGGWLGVSGSGTQDPVTDLEKVDPKIVQCVYGTDDEDAACPALKDKGAEIIGIDGGHHFDEDYEALTKRIVASLKKRLQP; via the coding sequence ATGACAGGCCTGACATATCTGAAAGCCGCCTTGATAGCAGCGACACTTTCCATTCCGTTTTCAGTGTCGGCACAGGACGCCAACGGCTTTCAGACAGGCATGATCCCGCCAGATCACATCATGCTGCCGGATGGCGACGTGGCAGCCAATATTTTCCTGATCTCCGGCCAGAGCGGCTGGGGTGAGCAGGAGCAGACCGAAGCCGAAGCGCTGGTGGAAAAGGGTGCGGCAGTCGTCGGAATCGATTTTCCAAAATATATGGCGGCTCTTCAGGCCGACGATGATGACTGCGTCTATATGATCTCCGACATCGAGGAACTGGCGCAGGAAATTCAGCGCAAGGCCAATGTCTCCAACTACCGCCCGCCGATTATCGCAGGTATGGGTGATGGCGCGACGTTGGCGCTGGCCATGATTGCGCAAAGCCCGGCTGCCACCATCGGCGAGGCCGTGGCCGTCGATCCTGTTGCAGGTATTCCACTTGAAAAGATCCTCTGCACCCCCGCCACCAAGCAGAAAGACGGCAACCGCACGATTTACGGCCTGACCGACGGCGCCCTACCCGCGCCCGTTAGCGTCGTCTTCACGCCCAAGGCCGATGCCAAGGGTCGCGCGCATGTCGAAGAACTGCTGAAATCCCATTCCGACATCGACATCAAGGACGTCACCGACGAGCCGCAGGCAGCGCTTGCCGAAGCCTTGCAGGATCGCATCGATGCCGCCGGCAATACGGATAATCCGCTCGGTCTGCCGCTGACCGTGCTGGAAGCAAAGCCAACCATGGATACGATGGCGATCATCTACTCCGGCGATGGTGGCTGGCGCGATCTGGACAAGGATGTCGGCAGTTTCCTGCAACAGGACGGCGTGCCGACAATCGGCGTGGACTCGCTGCGTTACTTCTGGTCCGAAAAAAAGCCTCAGGACATCGCCGATGATCTGTCCCGCATCATCGACACTTACCGCAAGGAGTGGAAGGTCAAGAACGTTGTGCTGATCGGTTATTCCTTCGGTGCCGACGTCATTCCCGTAACCTATAACCTGTTGCCGGAAAAGGACAAAAGCCGCGTCGTGCAGATGAGCCTGCTGTCGCTGTCCCATGAGGTCTCCTACGAAATTTCGGTGGGCGGCTGGCTTGGCGTCTCCGGCTCCGGCACGCAGGACCCCGTCACCGATCTGGAGAAGGTCGATCCGAAAATCGTGCAGTGCGTCTACGGCACAGATGATGAAGACGCTGCCTGCCCGGCATTGAAGGACAAGGGCGCCGAGATCATCGGCATCGACGGCGGCCACCACTTCGATGAGGATTACGAAGCGCTGACGAAACGGATCGTGGCCTCTCTGAAGAAGCGGCTACAACCCTAA